CGACCTCGCCGAGCAGTTCGGAGCACCGGCCTACGAGCGGATCGACGCACCGGCGAACCGCGAACAGAAAGCCAAGCTCGGCGCCCTCTCCCCCGACGACGTGCCCGCCGATTCCCTTGCCGGAGAGGCGATCACGGCCAAACTCACCGAGGCACCGGGCAACGGCGCCGCGATCGGTGGGCTGAAGGTCGTCACCGAGAGCGCGTGGTTCGCCGCCCGCCCGTCCGGCACCGAGGACGTCTACAAGATCTACGCCGAGTCGTTCCGCGGCGAAGACCACCTCAAGCAAGTTCAGTCGGAAGCCAAGCAGATCGTCGACGCCGCGCTCGGCGGCTGATCCGCCGCACGCACCGAACGGGACGCCCGCCGGCGCGGGCGTCCCGTTCGTCGTCTGCCGCGTGACCCCGAGCCGGCCAGGGAAGTTCGGGACGTTCCCAGCGAAGTCCGCGATAGCGACCGAAATCGGCGTCCTCGCTGACCCAGGTCGATCCGCGTGTAGACGGCAGGACGAAACGTCCAACAGGTACGCGAACCGCGCGATGCCCACCCGGCCCCCGAAGCGACATTTTGCCTGCGCTTCGTGGGTGGGTAGGTTGCACCGATGAGTGAGACCGACGGCCCCGCGGGCCGCATCTTCGTCGTCACCGGTGCGCCGTCGTCGGGCAAGACCTCGACCGGCCGGGCGTTGGCCGAGGCGCTGCCGAAGGCGGTGTTCATCGACGGGCCGACGCTCGAACAGTTCGTCGTCACCGGGCAGGCGCAGATGGAGGAGCCGCCGAGCGTCGAGCAGATCGAGCAGGTGCTGCTGCGCTATGCCGCTGCGCTCACGCTCGCCGATGTCTACCGGACCGGCGGGTTCGACGTCGTCATCGCCGACGACCTGATCGACGAGCGATTGGAGGACTTCCTCGAACTCGCCGACCCCGAACCGATCCACCTGGTCGTGTTGCACCCGTCGGCAGAAACCCTCGCCGAACGCGGCGACCGCCTCGACATCGGCACCGCAACCGGATTGCACAACCTCATCGAACACCACACACCGCGGATCGGCCTGTGGATCGACAACTCGGTGACAACGGTGCCGATGACGGTGCTCACGATTCTGCGGGGTCTGGACGACGCGCTCATAGAGCCGGCCGACGACTCGCGCGAAAACGCAGACACCGACGCCGCCGACTGACACGATTCCTGCCGGAACCTCTCAACCTTTGCGGGGCCAATTCCGTTAGGGAGTCCATGAAGATCAGGGGGCACGGGTGAAGCCCGCGGCAGCGGCCGAGTTCACCGAGTTCGTGAACGCGTCCGCGCCGCGGTTGACGCACCTCGCCTGGCTGTTGTGCGGCGACGAGCAGCGCGCGCACGACCTCGTCCAGGACGCCCTCGAACGTGTCTGCGCCCGCTGGTCTCGGCTGCGCGACCAACAGCCCCACGCGTACGCGCGGCGCATCGTGGTCAACCTGCACACCGACGAGAGCCGACGTCGGCGGCGTGAACAGATCACGGCGGACGGCACTCTTCCGGAACGCGTCGACGGGCGGGCGGTGTCATCGGTGGAAGATCGGGCGCTGCTGACCTCGCTACTCCAGTCGCTGCCACCTCGCGAACGCCAGATCGTCGTCCTGCGTCACTACAGCGACCTTCCCGAACGCGAGGTGGCCGACCTGCTCGGTGTCAGCGTCGGCACCGTCAAGAGTGCAGCATCGCGCGGCCTCGCCACGTTACGTGCCCGCCTGGCCGAACAATCCGATGTCGCCGACCGGGAGGAGAGTGCGCGATGAGCACAGACTTCGAGACTCTGCTGCGCACCACCGAACCCAAGATCCGGCCGATCGATCCTGGCGTGGTGATCGCCCGCACCGACCGCCGTCGGCGGCGGCGTGCGTACGCGATCGGCGCCGGTGTCGCCGCCGGGGTGCTGGCGGCGACCGTGATCGGTTGGAGCGCGTACGGCCGGCTGGCCGGTCCGACACCCGCCGGACCACAACCCGTCGCCGCGGATTGTGTTGTGAGTCAGCGTCATTCGGTGCCTCTGGGTGGAATCATGACCGGTGGCCACGCGAACGAGACGCACCTGCTTGGTCCCGCCTCGCCGAACACCACGATCCGGGTTTCCCAGGGTGCCGACGGGAGTTACCGAATGGCCAGCGCAGCAGACGGCACCACGTTCCACGATCTCGAAGAGGTCGGCGGCGGACGCTGTGGCCTGACCTTCTTCGCCGACAAGAACTACCGTTACGCGGTCGCACCGGTCAGCCCGGACGCAGAGAGCGTCGCTCTCACCGGTGGCTTCACCATCTACGGTCCGGTGATTGACGCGCAAGGCGCTCCACTCGTCGTGGGAGTCGCTTTCGAGGAGAACCTCCGCCCACCGGTGACGGCGTATTGGACGACCACCGACGGATCGGTGGTGAACAGCGACGGCGACGACATCCGTACGGTGCGCCGGGACGGAATACGGATCAGTGTGAACGTCACACGAGGCACCGCGTCGATCGACTCCACCGACTCCGAAGCACCCAACCTGTGGACGAAGGCCGGTTCCGTACAACCGTTGTTCTTGTCAGAACCGGACAACCGGACCGTGTTGCTCGTGCCCGCAGGAAGCCACACGGCCAGCTTCCGCCCGTACAAATCCAGCGACCAGGTCGCCACCGACGCGGTGGGCGATGCTCAGGTCACCGAGGTCGTCCCGATCCCCGGCAGCGGATACTCGGCCATCATCGTCCGAACCGGCGGTGGCGAGAACGGGAGCTCCGTCGCCCAGGTCAACTGGACGACGCCCGACGGGAAAGCACACACGTGGCGCCCCGGCGAAATTATCGAGTGACCTGCTCAGCCGACGGACTGCGCTGCTGCAGAGGCCAATTCGGGGTACTTCCCGCGATGCACCGACGGCACCTGCACCCACTGCTTCATCGGCCGTCCCGGCATGGGCTCGAACAAGTAAGCACCGTCGAGCTCCAACGCGGACGCGTGCATTGCGCCGTCCAGCTTGAAGATCATCTCCTCGCCCGACACCAGCGTCGCGAAGAACTTGCCCTTGCCGGGCAGCCGGAAGCCCGGGCTGCCGAACATCTGCGAGCGTTCGAAGGCGACTGCGGCGGCTTCGAGGTCGTCGGCGAGTTCGTCGAGCAGCGCCAAGCCGTCGGGGGTGGGTTTGGTCATCGCCGGCATCAGCCGAGAATCTTCTCCTCGTCCTTGGCCCAGAGCCCGGTGAGCCCACGGAAGTGCGCGAGGAACCGCTCGTGCTCGTGCGGCGGGTAGGTCGACTTCACGGTCTCGACGAGCAACCGGTCGAAGTCGTCGGACAGCACCCAGTCGAGCACCATCTCGTCGACGTGGTCGAGGCTGGTGGCGCAGAACTCGCGGTACTTCTCGGTTTCGAAGTGGGCGTCGGCGAGCTTCTGGTACTCCCCCAGCTTGCGCTCGTAGGGGCTGTCGGCGTCCGCGACCTCGAACCACGGGTCGACGTCGACCAGGGTGCTGCCCTTGCGGCCGGTGACCAGGCAGAAAACCGACCACTTCAGCAGCGACTTGATCGCCCACGGGAAGTAGTAGTGCAGCGAGGTGACGGCGACGTCGGGGCAGGCGTTGGCGTAGTCGATCGGGTAGACCGTGCCGTCCTTGACGAGCATCTCGCAGGAGTTGAACTCCCAGCGGAAGAACGCGTTGACGGTCTGCGCGATGGTGCGGGTCTCGGCGCCCATCGCCGGGGTGAGGAAGTCGTAGGCCACCTCGTAGCGATCGTGCATCGGCTCGTCCGGGCGGAACTTCATCACCATCGTCTCGGGGCCGATGGTCAGGGCTCGCGCGAACACCTCGAACCCGTCGACCGCCTTCTGCAGGTGCATGAGCATCTCGCCCGACTCGTCGTAGGCACGGTGCAGATCCTGCTCGTTCTTGATCATCGAGACGCCGCGCCAGGCGCCACCGTCGAACGGCTTCATGAACATCGGGTAGCCGAGTTCGGCGGCGACGGCGTCGAGGTCGAACGACCGGTTGTACTTGGTGGACGTGTAGGCCCAGCGCGAGTTGTCGACCGGGTTCTTGTAGGGCACGAGCACCGTCTCCGGCACGTGCATCCCGAGCCGCATCAACGCGCAGTAAGCCGCGTGCTTCTCCATCGCCTGGAAAGTGAAGGGGCTGTTCAGCAGGTAGACGTCGTCCATGAGCGCGACCTTCTTCAGCCACTCGCGCGGGTGGTAGTACCAGTGCGCGAGCCGGTCGATCACCAGGTCGGTGCGCGGACGATCACGCAGGTTGAACGGCTCGATGGTGAGCCGCTCGGAGCGGATGTCGTGCTTCGTGCCGTCGGGCGCCGTGATCTGCCCCATCCTGCGGACGAGTTCCTCGAAGGCCTGGGGCCAGTCCTCCTCGGCGCCGAGCAGCAGGCCGATGAGATGTTCGGACATGGTGTTCTCCTCCTAAGGGACCACGGTCAGCAGAACCGGGGCAGGTGGTGGGCCAACTGCTTGCGCCACCACGGCCAGTCGTGGGCACTGTCACTGCCCCAGACGTCGAGCTGGTGCGGAATTCCCTTGCGTTCCAACAGTGCCGCGAAATCGCGCGTCGAGGGGAGCGACCGGGTGGGCTCCCATTCGAATGGGCCTTCGCCGACGACCAGCAGGACGGCAGCGTGCTGTCGGATCCAGTCGAGGTGGTCGCCCTCCATGCCGGCGACGTAGTGCATCGGGTTGGCGAAGTAGGTCGCGTCACCGGTCTCACCCCACCCGTGCCAGGTGGTCACGTCGTAGTTGCCCGACATCCCGATGCCGAGGCTGACGACGTGCGCGTGGGTCAGCGCAAAGTGCACCGCGTGGTAGGCCCCCATCGAGACGCCCATGGTGATGATCGGCAGTCGCCCACCGAGTTCCTGCTCGATGTAGGGCAGCACCGCCTCCTCCAACCACCGGTTGTAGAGCAGGTGGCGTTTGGCACGCTCCTCGGTAGGTTGCTCGTTCGCCGACCACGTCCAGCCGTCGAGCGAGTCGACGCAGAAGAACGACACCCGGCCGGCGTCGACGAGATCCTGGACGGCGCCGACCATGCCGTTGCTCTCGAAATCCTCGGCCCGCCCGTTCTCGCTCGGGAAGACCAGCACCGGACGTCCGAAATGGCCGTGGCGCAACACACCGAGGGTGTGCTCGGCGCCCGGGATCCGGAGCTCTACACGTTGACCTGACACGAGACTCATCCAACCGCAATCCACGTATCGCGCAAGAGGGTCGACAGGGTCGGATCGAGACTGTCGCGCCAGCAGGTCCAGTTGTGCAGGTCGGGATGCCCCACGAACCGCACGTCGGCACCGTTCGCCTCCAACCGCTGCGCCAGCCGCAGATTGTTGCGGTAGTTGCCCTCGGCCTCACCGCACCTCATCCCGATGAGCGGACGGTGGGCGGCCGGTGCGGTGCCGAGCACGTCGACGAGGCGGGTGATGCGGGCGTACCACCGGAAACCGCTGTTGTCGCGGTCGTGCGCCAGCCGGGTGAAGAAGCTGCCCGACTGGCTGAACACCGCGCCGATCCGTGGATCACGAGCGCCGAGCACCATCGAGGTCAGCCCGCCGAGACTCGCTCCCATCACGGCGATACGCGGAGTCGTCGGGTACTGCTCCTGCAGGGCGGTCAGCGCGCAACGCACCGACCGCGGGTACCGCTCCGAGCCCGAGTACCATTGCATCCGGCGCGGCGCGTCGGCATACACGATCCGAAACGGCGGGAGCAAACCGGTGCCGACGTGATGGGCCGCCCACCGCGACAGCTGTGCCCGTTCGCGATAGTCGGTGCCGTCGTGCACCCACAACAACGGCGCCGGACGCCGGTCGGACAGCCCGCGGGGCACCCACAGGTCGACGGCCAACGGCTGGGCAAGGTGGGACGGCAACTCCAGGCGGCGCAGCCGGCCCTTGGGGTCCGCAGCGCGTAACCAACCCGGTTCGCGGTAGTCAGCGCGCTGCCAGACCGATTTGTCGCCGTACGGCGGGTTGCCGATCGTCGGCGCGTGCGGGTCGAGCAGATACCGCCTGCGACCCCGCGGGTCGGTCACTTCGAAGTTGTACTCGAGCCGGACGAGGTGGGTTTCGTCGACCGTGCGCTCCCACCCGCCGGCTCGCCGCCGCGCCGGCCCGCTGAACGGGCCGGCGTCGAGGCGGACGGACGTCCATCGACGATCGGGGTCGTCGAGCCGGAGGGTGACCATGGATCGCCTCCGTCCGCAGGTCAGTACAGCGCCGACATCAGGGCGGTGCGTGCCTTCTTCACCCGCGGGTCGTGGGCGCCGACGACGTCGAAGAGGTCGATGAGGTGCTCGCGGGCCTGGTTGCGCTCGTCGCCGGCGGTGGCCTTCACCAGGTCGATGAGGCGGGCGAAGGCGTCGTCGATGTGGCCACCGAGCACGTCGAGGTCGGCGACCGTCGTCTGCTTGGCGACGTCGGTCGGGGCGGCTGCTGCCTCGGCACGCGCCGCGGCCAGGTCGACGCCCTCGGTGCGCTTCAGCAAGTTCACCTGACCGAGGCCGAGGCGGGCATCCTCGTCGTCCGGATTTGCCTGCAGCGCAGCGTTGTACGCGGCGATCGCGGCCTCGTAGTCACCCTTCTCGATCGCGTCGAACGCCCGCTCGTGGTACTCGTTCAGGGGCTCCTCGTCGGTCTCCTGCTCCGTCGGCGCGGCACCGAAGCCCTGTGCCCGGCCGGTGATGCCGTTCTGCTGCGCGGCCTGCAGCACCTGGTCGAGCACGGCGCGGATGTTGTCGTCGCTCTGGTCACCGGCGTAGAGCGGCAGCGGCTGCCCGCCGATGATCGCGAGCACCATCGGCACCTGCTGCACCTGCAGCGCCTGACGCAACTGCAACGCCTGGGTGATGTCGGCGACGGCCAGCAGGAGACGTCCGTCGTAGGAGTTGACGATCGCCGCGAGCGCGTCGATATGAGCGCGGCTCTGCGGCTGGCTGGAAGACCAGAGGGCGAGCAGCACCGGCACCTGCATCGACTGCTGGGCCGCCTCGTTGAAGCTGCGGTCATCGACCTCGACGACGTAGGACACCCCACCCTGTCCGGTGGGAGCGCCGGCGGGCGGCGCGGCCGGACGGGCCGGTTTCGCGAGAGCGGACAGGTCGACTGCGCCACGCAGGGCAGCCGCGTTCAGCGGGTTGTTGGACATGACCCCATTCTGACCGATCCGCCGGAGCGAAACCGGGTCAGGGGCGTGGCGTCGAGCCCGGTCAGACGTGCGCGGCGTGATCGGCGCCGAGCCGCGCCGGCAGGTGCTCGAAGCCACGCAGTACCCGCGTCGTGCGCCGCCGGCGTCCTGGTTGCAGGCGCAGGTCGGGGAACCGGTCGTACAACGAGCGCAGGCCGATCTCGGCTTCCATCCGGGCGAGTGCGGCGCCCAGACAGAAGTGTCGGCCGGAGGAGAACGACAGGTGGTCCTTGGCGTTCGCCCGGGTGACGTCGAAGCG
This genomic stretch from Calidifontibacter indicus harbors:
- a CDS encoding SigE family RNA polymerase sigma factor; this encodes MKPAAAAEFTEFVNASAPRLTHLAWLLCGDEQRAHDLVQDALERVCARWSRLRDQQPHAYARRIVVNLHTDESRRRRREQITADGTLPERVDGRAVSSVEDRALLTSLLQSLPPRERQIVVLRHYSDLPEREVADLLGVSVGTVKSAASRGLATLRARLAEQSDVADREESAR
- a CDS encoding AAA family ATPase, with the protein product MSETDGPAGRIFVVTGAPSSGKTSTGRALAEALPKAVFIDGPTLEQFVVTGQAQMEEPPSVEQIEQVLLRYAAALTLADVYRTGGFDVVIADDLIDERLEDFLELADPEPIHLVVLHPSAETLAERGDRLDIGTATGLHNLIEHHTPRIGLWIDNSVTTVPMTVLTILRGLDDALIEPADDSRENADTDAAD
- a CDS encoding esterase family protein, which encodes MSGQRVELRIPGAEHTLGVLRHGHFGRPVLVFPSENGRAEDFESNGMVGAVQDLVDAGRVSFFCVDSLDGWTWSANEQPTEERAKRHLLYNRWLEEAVLPYIEQELGGRLPIITMGVSMGAYHAVHFALTHAHVVSLGIGMSGNYDVTTWHGWGETGDATYFANPMHYVAGMEGDHLDWIRQHAAVLLVVGEGPFEWEPTRSLPSTRDFAALLERKGIPHQLDVWGSDSAHDWPWWRKQLAHHLPRFC
- a CDS encoding alpha/beta hydrolase, translating into MVTLRLDDPDRRWTSVRLDAGPFSGPARRRAGGWERTVDETHLVRLEYNFEVTDPRGRRRYLLDPHAPTIGNPPYGDKSVWQRADYREPGWLRAADPKGRLRRLELPSHLAQPLAVDLWVPRGLSDRRPAPLLWVHDGTDYRERAQLSRWAAHHVGTGLLPPFRIVYADAPRRMQWYSGSERYPRSVRCALTALQEQYPTTPRIAVMGASLGGLTSMVLGARDPRIGAVFSQSGSFFTRLAHDRDNSGFRWYARITRLVDVLGTAPAAHRPLIGMRCGEAEGNYRNNLRLAQRLEANGADVRFVGHPDLHNWTCWRDSLDPTLSTLLRDTWIAVG
- a CDS encoding co-chaperone YbbN, producing MSNNPLNAAALRGAVDLSALAKPARPAAPPAGAPTGQGGVSYVVEVDDRSFNEAAQQSMQVPVLLALWSSSQPQSRAHIDALAAIVNSYDGRLLLAVADITQALQLRQALQVQQVPMVLAIIGGQPLPLYAGDQSDDNIRAVLDQVLQAAQQNGITGRAQGFGAAPTEQETDEEPLNEYHERAFDAIEKGDYEAAIAAYNAALQANPDDEDARLGLGQVNLLKRTEGVDLAAARAEAAAAPTDVAKQTTVADLDVLGGHIDDAFARLIDLVKATAGDERNQAREHLIDLFDVVGAHDPRVKKARTALMSALY